CTCATTAGAGCCGAGAAGCACcacgaggccgaggccctcGTGAGGGAGGCCTTTTTCGCCACGCCAACTAGCATGCGGCATTATGAACCATTGGGAAACTGCACTCTTGAATTTAACCATAGAGAGGAGGATGTCTGCGACTTTAGGCGACGTCTTGATCTGAGCACTTCTCAGAACACCACTGAGTACACGTGCCGAGGCGTTTCTTACCGACGGGATGTGATTGCCAGTTTTCCAGAAAATGTCTTGGCGATTCGATTCGAAGCTTCGGAAAAGACGCGCTTTATCGTGCGATTGACGCGAAGGAGCGATGTCGAGTGGGAGACCAACGAGTTTCTCGACAGTATTCGAGCTGAGGACGGTCGCATTGTTCTTCACGCTACGCCGGGCGGAAGAAACAGCAATCAATTGGCTCTCGTTCTTGGAGTTTCTTGCGATGCGAATGATGGGAACGTTGAAGCGATCGGCAATTGTTTGATCGTCAACGCGACTCGTTGCGTGATTGCCATCGGCGCGCAGACGACATACCGCGTCGACGACCCAGAAGCGTCAGCTCTCCacgatgtcgacgaggctctcAAGAGGCCTTGGACCGAATTGATCGAGCGCCATCGACAAGATTATACCAATCTTTTCGGCCGAATGTCGCTTCGAATGTGGCCAGACGCAAGCCATCTTCCGACCGATGAGAGAATAAAGAACAACCGAGACTCTGGGCTGGTGGCATTGTATCACAATTATGGCCGCtatctcttcatctcttcgAGCCGAAACTCGCACAAGGCCTTGCCCGCGACACTTCAAGGGATTTGGAACCCATTCTTCGCGCCGCCCTGGGGATCCAAgtacaccatcaacatcaacctccaGATGAACTATTGGCCAGCTGCACAGTGCAACCTGCTTGAATGTGCATACCCGGTCATGGATCTTCTAGAGAGAATGGCTGAGCGAGGCAAGAAAACGGCTGAGACAATGTACGGCTGTCGAGGCTGGTGCGCCCATCACAACACAGACATTTGGGGTGATACAGATCCCCAAGATACATGGATGCCTGCCAGTCTTTGGCCGTTGGGAGGTGTCTGGGTCTGCATTGATGTCTTCAATATGTTGAAGTATGAGTATGACTCTGCTCTACATAGCCGAGTCGCTCCAGTGCTTGAGGGTTGTGTCGAGTTTCTGCTCGACTTTCTCATTCCATCTGCGTGCGGCAAGTATCTTGTTACCAACCCTTCACTTTCACCAGAGAACACCTTTTTGTCGGAGTCTGGCGAGCCTGGAATTCTCTGTGAAGGATCTGTCATTGACATGACGATTGTTCGCATCGCGTTCGAGAGCTTCCTTCTCAGTGCGGACATTCTCAACCAAGATCATCCCCTCCGAAGCCAGGTTCAGAAAGCTCTTGACAAGCTACCGCCCCTAACTATCAATGACGACGGATTGATACAAGAATGGGGTTTAAAGGACTACAAAGAACATGAGCCCGGCCATCGTCATGTCTCTCATCTCTTCGGCCTCTACCCTGGAGAATACATCGATCCCATCACGTCGCCCGAAATGGCCACCGCCGCAAAGAAAGTGCTTGAACGGCGGGCCGCAAACGGAGGAGGTCACACTGGATGGAGTAGAGCCTGGTTATTGAACCTACATGCTCGCCTTTTCGACGCCGAAGGTTGTGGACAGCATATGGATCTGCTGTTGGGAGGTTCAACTCTACCCAACATGCTGGACAACCACCCTCCTTTCCAGATCGACGGTAACTTTGGGGGCTGCGCCGGCATTTTAGAATGTCTTGTACAATCTCGAATCAGGCCCGAGGGCGTGGTTGAGATTCGCCTCTTCCCAGCCTGGCCGGCTGCATGGTCATCTGGCAAGGTGACAAAAGCAAGGTTGAAAGCAGGCTGGCTCGTGTCCGTGGCGTGGCGCGACGGGTCCTACCCAGAGACATTGATCCTGGAAGCCACAGAGCCTGAAACCCCTGACGCCCATGTCATCTTCCCTGACGGTGAGGGAGTCCTTGTCACCGGAGGAGACCCAGGACCCCGTCACGTTCAatagagaggaggagaataAGGTTATTGATAGTTTCCTATTTTATTGATACCGCGATTCTGCATTTTTGTTCTCATTTTGAGAACATGACTGGAAATTATTAACGCAGGGACCCAAAGCCTCGCTTCGAGGTGCAGAATGTGGCGTTGCTCGGTTGCCTGGTGCCTCCCTTGCCCTGCCAATCAGGCAGTCTTTTTGCAAATTGTACGTTATCAAAGTTGGCAGACCGTGTGCGGTTATGCCTTGGACAGTTGACTGTGGCTACAGTGGGCGTTCTCGGCGTTAGGCGCCAACATAAAACGAGCTGAGTGGTTTCGAGCGTCCCCAGTTACTCCCTTCCTCCCTACTACCTTAAAATCGGGTGatcgcttcttggcctgctttCGGGCTCTAGTCTTGCACAATTCAAAATTATTTCTGATAAATGGTTCTCCATGCCTTCGGACCAGTCGAAAGGGACGCCATATTCCGGTCGCGTCAACCCGCTGCCAGCATCCCCCCAGTTTCAGACTGTCTTCACATGGGACACCGATCAATTTAATGAAGGCTTGACGCTATAACTCTTGGTACTATCGTTCGATCGTGGATCTGGTTCCAGCTTCTTAATGAAACCTCGAGTGTCGAGTTGCCACGCGATGTGTCAAGGATCGCACTCATGCCTGGGGTTTGCGGGGATGTTTCAAGTGCCACCACAAATTGTTCCGATTTATGCAGCCGTCGCTTAGATATGTTCGGTTCATGGAAGACGCTATGGCATTGTTTGACCCTTGCCTCACTGACAATAGTAGACACGTCGTTCCTAGGCCTCAACGACTCGTCTCATGAACTCATCCACGCAGCGCTACGCCAATTCTCCATCACTAGTGCTGCTGATTTCCCTGGCGAGGTTGTGCTCAAGAACACATTTCAGTGTGCCCTGGCAAGTTGTAACTCCGACGAGAAGGAGTGCAAAATGAGGGAACTCGATGCCAGCTACATCGTGGATGGTCGTGTCCAGTTGAATGTCCTAGGCGCGTCCCTCTTGGAGTTATGTGAaggccttgaggttgagatTGATGCCGATATAGCTGGGCCTGGAGTGAGTGTAGCGTGACTTGGTGGCTTTGTCAAAACTGACCGGCTGTTAGGTGGTCATCTCATACATCTTCCAAGCAGCGATGGCGGTATATGTATGGGCGTTCATAGCGCTACCCAGTGTCAGCTATATCCCATCTTCCCTCAAACGCACATTTTCCACTCTTTGGTTCAAAATCCGATCCTTCACTGGCCCCTTGCCGGCTTTACGAAGCCTGTGGCTAAACTTGATTCATGCCACAAGCACTTTCTTAGTCGAGTTCCATGAAGCTCAGTGCTTCTTTGTCGCCAGCATTGAGATCGCGCTGCTCTATGCTAAGTCCTGGAAACCTTCCCAGCGAGTCAGCCAATTGGGGGAATCTAGCCCAATTTAGAAACTTGATTCAACTCGTTGGCACTACAGGTGCTTGGTCTGTCATCCTGACTCAAACATCCTTGCGCCGGGCACGGCTTAATTCCGTCTACAACCTGGCACTATCTGCCGTTGCTCTGGTATTGGCCACTACGGCAGTTTCTAAAACTACTGATCTGACTGCCGACGAGGCATATAGGGTGTTCAGAGGATTAAATCATATCTTAGAATGCGGTGGCAACACTTCCCTTCGATCATTGTGTGCCCAGCACGGGAGATATATTCTGAGTCCATTGCCGCCCGGATTCATTTACCTTTGTGTCGTTTCAGTCATCACTACTTGGCTGTTCATGTTTGTGGATCTGGTGCCCAAGATGGCTTGGGCAGACCAGATGTATCGGCGCCTCACCCCAAGGCAGCGACGCACATATAGGAAAATGATGGGTGTCCTTTACGCCGTGGATTACCTATTATTCGTGGGATTCGACGGTTTCATCATTAGCTTGCTTTTGACCAGTCTAACGTCACTTGGAGCTCTCCAAAAGAGAGTTGGTGCAGATGAGTGGGGTATTGGTCAAGTGATCGCGGTACTAATATGGGCGCCGGTGTTATCAAAGTACTTGTACTTGATCATATGTGAGTCTAACCTCGAGTCTTACCGGCCTTCATCACAACACTAATTGCCCTCTCATAGTTGGCATGGAGAAGGGATTCCTCTATCGACTCTCACGCGCTTTCATGGTGGTGAAGCGGCCTAGCGAAACCAAGAAGCATGAAGACATTGCCCCAGGTGATACACCTGATTCTGACAATGTCCCTCTGGTGCTTGCCCATCGGCACACGGCAGCATGGTAAAACATCTATGTGATGCGGCTGGTGATGCACAGGAGGGGCGAAGCTGATGCAAGGTTCGATAGCACAGCCACAAATAGTCGATATTTTTAAGCAAGATCTGAACCATCGACACACCCATCTCAGAATGGATTCACATCCCTGCAGTGTCACCCATCTTCTGTTCACAGCCTCCATCAGTAGTGCACTGTAACTGGCCGTCACAACGTTTACGCCACCCATCCGCTAGTCAACACCTTAAAACCCAATTTCGACGGCAAAAAGAAGCGCATCTTTGCCTCATTCCGAAACATGACGGAGCACCCGGATGATAAGGCTGACATAAAGTTCACACGGCCCCCAAATCTATTTTAGCGAACCAATCGCTTAGCGTTGATCAGCGGGACGCTATTGATTTGGAATGTAACGCTAAGCTTGATTAAAAGGGACCACGGTCCCCGCTCAACGTGTCGCGAGATGCTCAGCTCCCACCCCGTTCTTTTTCAGCTGTTGAACCATTTGCATGCTTAAACATCTTTGCCATGAGGACCTCAGGGTACGGCGAGATCGAGGCTCAGCCGTTCCTCCAAGATCCGAAGTTCAAAAAGCGCCCCAAATGGGCTGAGATCTCTTCAGGATGGAGACTTAGCCTCGTCTACGGAGCCGGCGCGTCGACCGTCGTGCTGCTAATTAACCTCGGCGTCACCATCTGGTCCAGCACGCTGAGGAAGGGAGACGAAAACAGCGGGGACCGTCAATCCAACAACCGCAGAGTCCTCTTCCAGGGGTCTTGCGAGGAGTCTCGGAAGCTCAACGTCGTCCTGCACATCTTTATCAACGTCTTTAGCTCCGTACTCCTCGCGGCCAGCAGCTATGGCATGCAATGCCTCACTGCGCCGAACCGCGCCGAGGTCGACAAGTCCCACGCCGTCCAGAGGTGGATGGACATTGGCATCCTCAGCGTGCGAAATCTGCGCGGCGTGTCCTGGAAGCGATCTATCCTGTGGTTTCTCCTCACCATGTCTTCGATCCCTCTCCACCTTCTGTTGGTCTTTCCGGCCTGTATGTGGTCACCAGGCGCTAACAGCTCCTAGGTACAACTCGGTCGTCTTCTCGTCGCTATCGACCATGAACTACAGCGTCTACCGCATCGGCGAACAATTCAACGACCCCCAATCAGCCGAGATGATTAAACGCGCCCGCGACCAAAAGTGGGACAACATCACGACCGAACAGTGCATCACAGACTACGGCGTAGCCTTCCTGACCTCGAGAAGCGACGTCATTCTTGTCGTGGACCAAAAACCAAAGACAAACGGAAGCAACATATTTGACACGTGGTCCAAATACCATGATTTGGTGGTGGGCGAGGGGTGTTATTCCACGGCCTACTCGTGGATCTGCCCGGGTATGGAATGCAATCCTCAAGGGTGCCTTGCAGAGCTACCAAAGTATAAGAAGAAGGCGAATGACTGGAGGCCATACACAAACCGTGTCAAGTACTGCCTCAGCAAGCCGAGGGAGGAGATTTGCCGGGTCAACTTCAACATCCCCGTCGCCATTGGGGTCATCATAGCCAACGCGGCCAAGGCAATCATTCTCCTCTACGTGGCCTTCAAACCACCCGAAGAGCCGTTGCTGGTTCTTGGAGATGCTATCCATTCCTTTCTCAGAAAACCGGATCCCTTCTCCAAGCACATGTCCTTGGCTTCCATCCACGACGTCAAAACACAAGGGGCCTGGGCATCTATCAAACCTTCGCGCTGGGTATCAAAAAAGAGGCGGTGGGCGGCAGCAATAAGCCGTACCCGTTGGTGGATCAGCGGCTCATTGTAGGTCTCTTTTTACTTCCTCCAAGCCTTAACTGACACCTGTGATAGATACGGGTTTGCCCTCGGTGTAGCAATCTTCTTCCTAGTATGGGGAATCATAGCTTTGAGCGGCTCGCACAGCGCCAAGACCCTCTGGGAGATGGGCTTTGGTGCCATCACCGACAAGGCCCTCATTTCTGGGCTTCAACCCAGCGGCGACAACTCTGATAGTGAGATTCTCACTAGCGTTCTGTTGGCCAACATCCCCCAAATCACCTTCTCGGTTCTCTATTTTCAGTACAACGGCCTCTTCACGTGTATGCTATCAGCCAAGGAATGGTCAGACTTTGGCTGGAAGAGAAAGGCTCTACGAGTATCTTCAGAGCCTGTCGGCGAACAGCGCTCCCGATATTTCCTACAGCTCCCTTACCGATGGAGTATCCCACTAGTCCTCCTCTCGATATTGATGCACTGGGTGCTTTCTCAGAGCAtctttgttgttgctgtcgaGACTGACAGACCTAGCATGAACATTTACGAGACGACTGCGGACGGAGATTACACGCGAAAGTTGTCTTGGAACTTTGCCACCTGCGGATACTCGCCGGTAGCCATCATCTGCGTCATGCTTGTCTCGTTGGTGATGGTAGCTGCTGTCATCATCACAGCTACCCGTCGACTGCCAACTGCAATTCCCGTGGTCGGGAGCTGTAGCTTGGCTATTGCCGCGTCTTGTCATCATCCTGATGGTGTTCCTCAACCGGAGGCGCCTTATCACCCTTTGAAGTGGGGTGTCATGGGCAAGAGCGAGACTGACGTGGATGGTGTGTATCTTCATTGCGGATTTTCTACTGAAGAGGTCGGCGAGCCTCAGGATGGGTTGGAGTATTAGTGAACTGGTCTGATGAGGTTATGGATATAGCAGGCAAGGATCAAGGAGTTGACAAGGAATTTTATCACTTTTATTATTCTCGCTCACTGCCTGCCATCTGCAACTAACTCGAAAGAAACGTACTCGATAATGACCAACCAACGCCGCACCCATGCCTATTATTAACCggaacttggccttgagcaaCTCATTTAGGGAAAATTAGATTTCGAAGCCCGTCTCCTCCAACATAGCCAACAGCAGCCGGCCATCCTCCAAGAGCACCAAACACATACCCATACGTCACATCGTGAGCGTAATAAACACCCCCAAGCAACAAATTCACCCCGTCAAAGATCCAGTTCGACTCAATATCCAGCTTCAAAGCGAGGACTTCTTTCTTTTCGTCCACCTCCAACCCCAGATGAAGAGGCTTTGTGTGCCCAGAGACGGGAATGTCAAAGTTCTTCAGTATCGTGCCAGAGTCGATGAGACTGTAGGCGACCATGACGGTGTCGGCGTTGCCCCAGAGAGACATCCAGCCGCCCCATTCGGAGCTTGATACGGTAATGCTGCCTTTCTGGCCTACCGGTCTCGACTTGCCCTCGATTGAAACTTCTCCAAGAACCGCAATATCAATTTCCACGGTAGGGCCAATACCGGAATCAAAGACGCTGGTCGACGTCAAACAGACCTCTCCGATGTACCCATCGCGGAATCCCTGAGAAATCTCGATCGGCAGtgcctttttcttctcctcatcctggCCATGACTTGTTAGCACAATGTTCACCAGGCGATAGGACTAGAGTGTCTTACGGCCATGCCAGTATGAAAGATGCATTTAGGGGTACTGAGGCTGGGCGCCCATTTGCCGTTTCCTTCAGGAATTGTGAAGCGGACGTCAGTGACGAACACCTTCAGGCCCTCCTCGATCTTGCTAAGCTTGAGGATCTGACTGATTCTTCCGCGAGGCATGTTGGTAGTGTTTTGTGTGACAAAGGTTtagaagatgaagagagggTACTTGAGAAGGATGTTTGCGATTGTACATTGAGGACTAGAAATGCGGCTTTATAGAAACAGAATGAACTTCTAGACCAAATAGAACAGCCCGCTTAACATCTCAGCTGGTCATCTATAACggaaaaagaggaaaagatcGACAAGACGGACAACCCCGAGAAATAGTTTGGCGCTTGGCAAGGGAACTAGTGAGCGGGCCTAAGCAATAGTCTCGGCTGAGATAAGCGATCGCTGGTCCAGGCTCCGAAAGTACAGGTCGAGGTGAG
This window of the Fusarium keratoplasticum isolate Fu6.1 chromosome 3, whole genome shotgun sequence genome carries:
- a CDS encoding Glyco-hyd-65N-2 domain-containing protein — translated: MDDADQDLALHYTSPASSWSEALPVGNGRLGAMIYGRTTTELLQINEDSVWYGGPQDRTPRDARRNLGKLRELIRAEKHHEAEALVREAFFATPTSMRHYEPLGNCTLEFNHREEDVCDFRRRLDLSTSQNTTEYTCRGVSYRRDVIASFPENVLAIRFEASEKTRFIVRLTRRSDVEWETNEFLDSIRAEDGRIVLHATPGGRNSNQLALVLGVSCDANDGNVEAIGNCLIVNATRCVIAIGAQTTYRVDDPEASALHDVDEALKRPWTELIERHRQDYTNLFGRMSLRMWPDASHLPTDERIKNNRDSGLVALYHNYGRYLFISSSRNSHKALPATLQGIWNPFFAPPWGSKYTININLQMNYWPAAQCNLLECAYPVMDLLERMAERGKKTAETMYGCRGWCAHHNTDIWGDTDPQDTWMPASLWPLGGVWVCIDVFNMLKYEYDSALHSRVAPVLEGCVEFLLDFLIPSACGKYLVTNPSLSPENTFLSESGEPGILCEGSVIDMTIVRIAFESFLLSADILNQDHPLRSQVQKALDKLPPLTINDDGLIQEWGLKDYKEHEPGHRHVSHLFGLYPGEYIDPITSPEMATAAKKVLERRAANGGGHTGWSRAWLLNLHARLFDAEGCGQHMDLLLGGSTLPNMLDNHPPFQIDGNFGGCAGILECLVQSRIRPEGVVEIRLFPAWPAAWSSGKVTKARLKAGWLVSVAWRDGSYPETLILEATEPETPDAHVIFPDGEGVLVTGGDPGPRHVQ